In the genome of Bacteroidales bacterium, one region contains:
- a CDS encoding 30S ribosomal protein THX, with amino-acid sequence MGKGDKKTRRGKLFMGSYGNTRPKNAPVKTEKTEKPKAKAK; translated from the coding sequence ATGGGAAAAGGAGATAAAAAAACCCGTCGAGGTAAATTATTTATGGGTTCGTACGGTAATACAAGGCCAAAAAATGCACCTGTCAAAACTGAAAAAACTGAGAAACCAAAGGCTAAAGCAAAGTAA
- a CDS encoding TonB-dependent receptor yields the protein MKKFSVIVFILLSSLYSISQTVIKGKITDTEGQPLPGANLILKGTYDGIGTDANGNYSFKTNEKGKQILIASFVGYSIVEKEIELNGGELVVDITLKDKSNQIADVVISAGTFEAADKKKSVTLQPLDIVTTPSAAGDIYGALTALPGASLVGEDGRLFVRGGDGYESKTFIDGLLVKKPYSSNTPDLPSRGRFSPFLFSGTMFSTGGYSAEYGQALSSALILSTNAFPQKTQTELSFLTVGLGATQTYKGNNASISIGAEYYNLKPYFSIINQEVDWNRYPESLGLTLTSRVRTKGDGVIKIFSTFSTSNSGLKYPEMTSPGSIQNINLSNRNSYTNVNYTRSISKWSMKSGVAFTYDENLLGMGAFDVNDYNTNVQARVSMKRKFSDRFTLNLGGEETANLFNEKYHEFSTDFLFKGNLKDFNSALFTEAEVKPLSKLAVRVGLRGENSSVINDKKLAVRTSAAWLISKDIQLSVAYGTFYQTPEESILKFDPKIGYEKAEHYIANIQYEKNDRIFRIEGYLKQYKGLVIYDAAQYFNPLTYSNSGDGFSKGIDIFYRDRKSFRNLDYWISYSYIDSKRKYRDYPEKVTPPYAANHNFTIVAKQWVQKITTQFGATFSLSSGRPYNDPNSTQFMDKKTANYCDLSLNVSHLTSIFGKGTILYASVNNVLGRDNIYGYRYYSIPNSTGVYESIPVRSESKRFILFGVFVTI from the coding sequence ATGAAGAAGTTTAGCGTAATAGTATTCATCTTGCTTTCCAGTTTGTATTCAATATCGCAAACTGTGATTAAGGGAAAGATAACCGACACTGAGGGACAACCTTTACCGGGTGCAAATTTGATACTGAAAGGAACCTACGATGGTATTGGTACCGATGCAAATGGAAATTATAGTTTCAAAACCAACGAAAAGGGAAAGCAGATATTAATTGCAAGTTTTGTTGGATATTCAATTGTTGAAAAGGAGATTGAGCTAAATGGTGGCGAACTGGTTGTTGACATTACCCTTAAAGATAAATCAAACCAAATAGCCGATGTTGTAATATCTGCCGGTACATTTGAGGCAGCGGACAAAAAGAAAAGTGTCACCTTACAACCATTGGATATTGTTACCACGCCCAGTGCCGCTGGCGATATCTACGGTGCATTAACGGCACTTCCAGGCGCATCGTTGGTAGGGGAGGATGGTCGATTATTTGTTCGGGGTGGCGATGGTTACGAATCCAAAACCTTTATTGATGGGTTGCTGGTAAAAAAACCATACTCATCCAATACCCCCGATTTACCCTCTCGTGGACGCTTCTCACCATTCCTATTTAGCGGTACAATGTTTAGCACGGGGGGTTATTCTGCTGAATATGGGCAAGCATTATCTTCCGCATTAATTCTTAGTACCAACGCATTCCCTCAAAAAACTCAAACTGAACTTTCTTTTCTAACTGTTGGTTTAGGCGCAACTCAAACATATAAAGGGAACAATGCATCGATATCAATAGGTGCTGAATATTATAATCTGAAGCCTTATTTTAGTATTATAAATCAGGAGGTGGATTGGAATAGATATCCGGAATCACTCGGATTAACCCTAACTTCAAGGGTAAGAACTAAAGGCGATGGGGTGATTAAGATATTCTCAACATTCAGCACATCGAATAGCGGGTTAAAATATCCCGAAATGACAAGTCCGGGATCGATACAGAATATCAACTTATCAAATCGGAACAGCTATACAAATGTTAACTATACACGGAGCATCAGTAAATGGTCGATGAAGAGTGGGGTTGCATTCACCTATGATGAAAATCTACTAGGAATGGGCGCATTTGATGTGAATGATTATAACACAAACGTTCAAGCCCGGGTCTCGATGAAACGAAAGTTTAGCGATAGATTCACTTTAAATTTGGGTGGTGAAGAAACTGCGAACCTTTTTAACGAGAAGTATCACGAATTCTCTACCGATTTCCTTTTTAAAGGCAATCTAAAGGATTTTAACTCAGCACTATTCACGGAGGCAGAGGTTAAACCCCTATCGAAACTTGCCGTTAGGGTAGGGCTTAGGGGCGAGAATTCATCGGTTATTAACGATAAAAAGTTGGCAGTAAGAACATCTGCTGCATGGCTTATTAGCAAAGATATTCAGCTTTCAGTAGCTTATGGAACCTTTTACCAAACCCCAGAGGAGTCGATTTTGAAATTCGATCCTAAGATAGGGTATGAAAAGGCCGAGCATTATATCGCCAATATTCAGTACGAAAAGAACGATAGAATTTTTAGAATTGAGGGATACCTTAAACAATACAAAGGTCTTGTTATCTATGATGCTGCGCAATACTTCAATCCGCTTACCTACAGCAACTCTGGCGATGGCTTTTCCAAGGGTATTGATATTTTCTACCGCGATAGGAAAAGTTTTAGAAATCTCGATTACTGGATTTCCTATTCCTATATCGATTCAAAGCGAAAATATAGGGATTATCCCGAAAAGGTAACACCCCCTTATGCTGCAAATCACAACTTTACAATAGTTGCAAAACAGTGGGTGCAGAAGATAACCACTCAGTTTGGGGCAACATTCTCCCTGTCGAGCGGAAGACCTTATAACGATCCAAACAGTACACAATTTATGGATAAAAAAACAGCAAACTACTGCGATTTAAGCTTAAACGTTAGCCATCTCACATCAATCTTTGGAAAGGGTACAATTCTGTATGCTTCGGTTAATAATGTGCTTGGGCGAGATAATATTTATGGCTATCGGTACTACTCAATACCAAATTCAACGGGTGTTTATGAATCAATTCCTGTTAGATCCGAATCGAAGAGATTTATACTATTTGGGGTTTTTGTGACGATTTAA
- a CDS encoding histidine kinase yields MKLDSKKLKKLLINEIRDALILVAISTSITYLVAGNQIFSSFSGYSKSIFYGFILGLTIWKGNQFLGLILDKKFPWEKNPSTTFFYRISASIIFTAIDILIVNYLVYTFVYKINIFDDLRRMFLYAVITFGISMLITTIIYLKHFFINWRESVLQKEKFKQDAITMQYETLKSYVNPHFLFNSLSVLSSLVEKDTAKSQEFIKQLSDIYRYVLEQKDKELVPLETELTFIVSYINLHRVRHGENLKVDLRVDNNDGYVIPLSLQILLENAFKHNIISEEEPLDVTISRETDYIVVQNKLQTRKTINENEGIGLETISKRYEFFTKRPLIINADNGFFTVKIPVLDLSVLDGYK; encoded by the coding sequence ATGAAACTTGATAGCAAAAAATTAAAAAAACTTTTAATTAATGAGATAAGAGATGCTTTAATACTAGTTGCTATTAGTACAAGTATAACTTATCTGGTTGCTGGTAATCAAATATTCTCAAGTTTCTCGGGCTATTCAAAATCAATATTTTATGGTTTTATACTTGGTTTGACAATTTGGAAGGGAAATCAATTTTTAGGTTTAATCCTTGATAAAAAATTCCCTTGGGAAAAAAATCCGAGTACAACCTTTTTTTATCGAATTTCCGCCTCTATCATATTTACCGCAATTGATATATTAATTGTCAACTATTTAGTATACACGTTTGTGTATAAAATAAATATTTTTGACGATTTAAGACGAATGTTTTTATATGCAGTTATTACATTTGGAATTTCAATGCTAATAACTACAATTATCTATCTAAAACATTTCTTTATTAATTGGCGTGAATCCGTTTTACAGAAGGAAAAGTTTAAGCAGGATGCTATTACAATGCAGTACGAAACTCTTAAAAGCTATGTTAACCCACATTTCCTATTCAATAGCCTTAGCGTATTAAGCTCATTGGTTGAAAAGGATACAGCAAAATCGCAGGAATTTATAAAGCAGCTCTCGGATATTTACCGGTACGTTTTAGAGCAGAAGGATAAAGAGTTGGTGCCATTGGAAACTGAGCTAACCTTTATTGTTTCTTATATCAATCTACATCGGGTTAGGCATGGTGAGAATTTAAAGGTTGATTTAAGGGTTGATAACAATGACGGTTATGTTATTCCTTTATCATTACAAATATTGCTTGAAAATGCCTTTAAACACAATATTATCTCCGAGGAGGAGCCTCTTGATGTTACCATTTCGAGAGAAACTGATTATATTGTTGTACAGAATAAATTGCAAACTCGGAAAACAATTAATGAGAATGAGGGCATTGGTTTAGAAACCATCTCCAAGCGTTATGAGTTTTTTACAAAAAGACCCTTAATAATAAATGCTGATAATGGTTTCTTTACAGTAAAAATACCTGTTCTAGATCTAAGTGTTTTAGATGGTTATAAATAA
- a CDS encoding isoprenylcysteine carboxylmethyltransferase family protein codes for MKYLIFLSYIFFISEFLLMLVKRSKKSTSKHQKDKGSLVLLWVTISICFTFGFIFADYSRWNLSHLIMAVIGLLIIIVGLIIRWVAILQLKKAFTVDVAIGTEQKLKTDGMYKTIRHPSYLGMLMIMIGFAISMNSIMSILVIVIPMIIVLLFRISVEETLLLEAFGNQYIEFRSKTKKLIPWLY; via the coding sequence ATGAAGTATCTAATCTTTTTATCATACATTTTCTTTATCTCCGAGTTCCTGCTGATGCTCGTAAAACGCTCAAAAAAAAGCACCTCGAAGCATCAAAAAGATAAAGGTTCATTGGTTCTTCTATGGGTAACAATTTCCATTTGCTTTACATTCGGATTTATATTTGCAGACTATAGCCGATGGAATTTATCTCATCTGATTATGGCTGTTATTGGGTTACTAATCATTATTGTTGGATTAATAATTCGTTGGGTAGCAATTCTCCAGCTAAAAAAAGCCTTTACTGTTGATGTTGCAATTGGAACGGAGCAAAAACTTAAAACCGATGGGATGTATAAAACCATTCGGCATCCCAGCTATTTAGGAATGTTGATGATTATGATTGGATTTGCCATTTCCATGAATAGCATTATGTCAATTTTGGTTATTGTTATTCCAATGATTATCGTTTTATTGTTTAGAATTTCAGTTGAGGAAACCCTTTTGCTTGAGGCATTTGGTAATCAGTACATCGAATTCAGAAGTAAAACCAAAAAGCTGATTCCTTGGCTGTACTAA
- a CDS encoding response regulator transcription factor, whose protein sequence is MNYLIIEDERLSAERLEGMIKRLFPDFVLVKTLDSVKSAVKWLANNEHPALGFFDIQLADGLSFEIFEQIQPQFPVIFTTAFNEYAIRAFKVNSIDYLLKPIDETELKASILKFKQGISKPIGIENQAIAKTLQMLSNSYKSRFLVKVGEHLRMIAVDEIAIFISMEKSTFLRTYNGRDYGIDFTLEQIEGLIDPKKFFRVNRKFIVDIKSIQDIIAYSNSRLKLKLAVTTDEEVIVSRERVGEFKEWLEK, encoded by the coding sequence ATGAACTATCTAATTATTGAGGACGAGCGTTTATCCGCTGAAAGGCTAGAAGGAATGATAAAAAGATTATTCCCCGATTTTGTATTGGTGAAAACCCTCGATTCTGTTAAATCTGCCGTTAAATGGTTGGCTAATAATGAGCATCCCGCTTTAGGTTTCTTTGATATTCAATTAGCCGATGGGCTAAGCTTCGAGATATTTGAACAGATTCAACCGCAATTCCCCGTGATATTCACAACTGCATTCAACGAGTACGCCATTCGGGCGTTTAAGGTTAATAGCATCGATTATCTTCTAAAACCGATTGATGAAACTGAATTAAAAGCATCCATTCTAAAATTCAAGCAAGGGATTAGTAAACCTATTGGTATAGAGAACCAGGCCATTGCCAAAACTCTTCAGATGCTATCGAATAGCTACAAATCCAGGTTTTTGGTTAAGGTTGGAGAGCATCTACGAATGATTGCTGTTGATGAAATAGCCATATTTATTAGCATGGAGAAGTCAACATTCCTCAGAACTTACAATGGGAGGGATTATGGTATCGATTTTACCCTTGAGCAAATTGAGGGCTTGATTGACCCAAAGAAGTTTTTCCGTGTAAACCGCAAGTTTATTGTTGATATTAAATCTATCCAAGATATTATAGCCTACTCCAATAGCCGATTAAAGCTAAAACTTGCCGTTACCACCGATGAAGAGGTTATTGTTAGCCGCGAGCGGGTAGGGGAGTTTAAGGAGTGGTTGGAGAAATAG
- a CDS encoding DUF805 domain-containing protein: protein MNWYLKVLRQYADFSGRARREEYWMFTLFNMIFIIVAMILDNILGLTVEEEPYGVFYFLYALAVLIPGLAVTVRRLHDVGKSGWMILVALIPIIGAIWLLALMVIDSDPGDNEYGQNPKGVTSEQKDEQFIQELIEKSGGEAEPIIIIDKCPACGKKVSDNDKTCPDCGLSLI, encoded by the coding sequence ATGAATTGGTATCTAAAAGTTTTAAGACAATATGCTGACTTTAGCGGAAGAGCAAGAAGAGAAGAGTATTGGATGTTTACATTATTCAATATGATTTTCATTATTGTTGCAATGATTTTGGACAACATTTTAGGTTTAACAGTAGAAGAAGAGCCGTATGGAGTTTTTTATTTTCTTTATGCATTAGCGGTATTGATTCCTGGATTAGCTGTTACAGTTAGGCGGCTTCATGATGTTGGGAAAAGCGGTTGGATGATTTTAGTTGCTTTAATTCCAATAATTGGCGCAATTTGGTTATTAGCGCTTATGGTTATTGATAGTGATCCTGGGGATAATGAATATGGACAGAACCCAAAAGGAGTGACATCTGAGCAAAAGGATGAACAATTTATTCAAGAGTTAATTGAGAAAAGTGGAGGAGAAGCGGAACCAATTATTATTATTGATAAATGTCCTGCTTGCGGAAAAAAGGTATCTGACAATGATAAAACTTGTCCTGATTGTGGACTCTCCTTAATTTAA
- a CDS encoding M48 family metalloprotease, whose amino-acid sequence MKNFTYPPSPKTFNEESLKPSKEFRLEAFKVVLSIFLFIAVYIVLILLSVGLAAIVSWLGVMLIILKPMFLTLMIGLGMIGLGLMVIYFLIKFIFAIKRVDKSGFIEINRKDFPEIFSFIERLANETKSPLPKKIYISQDVNASVFYDSSFLSMFFPVKKNLLIGLGFVNSVNLSEFKAVIAHEFGHFSQHSMKLGSYVFYVNRLIYNMLYDNKGYAETIDSWASISGYFQFFASLTVKIVQSIQWVLQKVYIVVNKTNLSLSRQMEHNADAVSAMVCGPEHLITALKRLEISGSCYNTLLNQYERWIGQNLKPDNIYTHQSEIISHFAINNDLGLECGLPVLNDNGSSNFQQSRIVVKDQWSSHPSTVERERYLQTLGIEKTETVKESAWALFSNPEKAQKLMTEKLFSVVKFNDGEVITLNLEKFKEMYYEEYKKHTYNKEFKGFYDNRRITQFNAEDLGADGKSIFTDFNQIYSTENCSIPKKIDAISSDIELLKTISAKEYKIKSFDFDGKKCSKSDVPNLLKDLESEKAALQESLDKIDREIFKFVCSKSNDADKATITNLYKTYFRIYPESEICLKNYTELSQTIAPIYQKNSSSKIVRIIADVKVIERRIVQQIQEVLPEAKEQNYLDDTQMEKIDHYLSKDREYYDGSSFNNVELDVFNEAMVLFVNMMYSREFIIKKRLLQKQLDIVGNN is encoded by the coding sequence ATGAAAAACTTCACTTATCCCCCATCACCAAAAACATTTAACGAAGAATCGCTTAAGCCCTCAAAGGAGTTCAGGTTAGAGGCTTTTAAGGTTGTACTATCAATATTCCTATTTATTGCGGTTTACATTGTGTTGATACTATTATCCGTTGGTTTGGCAGCAATAGTTTCGTGGCTAGGGGTTATGCTGATAATCCTTAAGCCCATGTTTTTAACCCTTATGATTGGGCTTGGGATGATTGGCTTAGGGCTTATGGTTATCTACTTCCTAATCAAATTTATATTTGCAATTAAAAGGGTTGATAAAAGTGGCTTTATTGAGATAAACAGGAAAGATTTCCCCGAAATCTTCTCATTCATCGAACGGTTGGCAAATGAAACAAAATCCCCGTTGCCAAAGAAAATATACATTTCGCAGGATGTAAACGCCAGTGTTTTCTACGATTCCAGCTTCCTGAGCATGTTCTTCCCTGTTAAAAAGAATCTGCTAATCGGTTTGGGTTTTGTAAACTCGGTAAATCTAAGCGAATTCAAAGCTGTTATTGCTCATGAATTTGGGCACTTCTCGCAGCACAGTATGAAACTTGGATCGTATGTTTTTTATGTGAATAGGCTGATTTATAACATGCTGTATGACAATAAAGGTTACGCAGAAACGATTGATAGCTGGGCATCCATAAGCGGTTACTTCCAGTTCTTTGCCAGCCTTACCGTTAAAATTGTGCAAAGCATACAATGGGTATTACAAAAAGTGTACATCGTGGTAAACAAAACCAACCTAAGCCTATCCAGGCAAATGGAGCATAATGCCGATGCTGTTTCGGCTATGGTTTGTGGCCCTGAGCATTTAATCACCGCACTAAAAAGGCTCGAAATATCTGGTTCATGCTACAATACGCTCTTGAACCAGTACGAAAGATGGATTGGTCAAAACCTAAAACCCGATAATATTTACACTCATCAAAGTGAAATAATATCGCATTTTGCGATAAATAATGATTTGGGGTTGGAATGTGGATTACCTGTACTGAACGATAATGGCTCATCAAACTTCCAGCAAAGCAGAATAGTGGTTAAGGATCAATGGTCATCGCACCCTAGCACTGTTGAAAGGGAGCGCTATCTACAAACATTGGGTATTGAAAAAACTGAAACTGTGAAGGAATCGGCTTGGGCACTTTTTAGCAATCCTGAGAAGGCACAAAAGCTAATGACCGAGAAGCTTTTCTCCGTTGTAAAATTTAATGATGGTGAAGTAATTACATTGAACCTAGAGAAATTCAAGGAGATGTACTACGAAGAGTACAAGAAACACACATACAATAAGGAATTCAAGGGTTTTTATGATAATCGTAGGATAACCCAATTTAACGCCGAAGATTTAGGGGCAGATGGAAAATCGATATTTACCGATTTCAACCAAATTTATAGTACAGAGAATTGCTCAATTCCTAAAAAGATTGATGCAATTAGTTCGGATATTGAACTGCTCAAAACTATCTCCGCTAAGGAGTACAAGATTAAATCGTTTGATTTTGATGGGAAGAAATGCTCAAAGAGCGATGTTCCAAATCTGCTTAAAGATTTAGAAAGCGAAAAAGCAGCGTTGCAAGAATCCTTAGATAAAATTGATAGGGAGATATTTAAATTCGTTTGCTCAAAATCCAACGATGCCGATAAAGCCACTATAACTAATTTGTATAAAACCTATTTCAGAATTTACCCCGAATCCGAGATATGCCTTAAAAATTACACGGAGCTTAGCCAAACTATTGCGCCAATCTATCAAAAAAACTCATCGAGCAAAATTGTACGGATAATTGCCGATGTAAAGGTAATTGAGAGGAGAATTGTTCAGCAAATCCAAGAAGTGCTGCCCGAGGCTAAAGAGCAGAATTATTTGGATGATACGCAAATGGAGAAAATTGACCATTATTTATCCAAGGATAGAGAATATTATGATGGTAGTAGCTTTAACAACGTGGAGCTTGATGTTTTTAATGAGGCAATGGTTCTCTTTGTTAATATGATGTACAGCCGTGAATTTATTATAAAGAAGAGGTTGCTCCAGAAGCAATTGGATATAGTTGGAAATAATTGA
- a CDS encoding endonuclease/exonuclease/phosphatase family protein, with protein sequence MKIITWNCNMAFRKKAEFILTEHPDILVVPECENQEKLSFGLYIKQPTDILWYGDNPHKGIGIFSYSDFKIELLDIHNPDFKYVLPLSVYNSKINLIIFAIWSQKPENHDNYTEQVWKAVHFYSNLLDGENIILIGDFNSNTIWDKPRRVSNHSNLVDFLKNKNIISTYHHFHNQTQGKEKDKTLFMQRKIDRPYHIDYCFASSNLIDKLKNVEVGTYEKWTKYSDHKPLAVTFDI encoded by the coding sequence ATGAAAATAATAACATGGAATTGTAATATGGCTTTTCGCAAAAAAGCAGAGTTTATTCTGACAGAACATCCAGACATTCTAGTTGTGCCTGAATGCGAAAATCAAGAGAAACTTTCTTTTGGACTTTACATAAAACAACCGACAGATATTTTATGGTATGGAGACAATCCACATAAAGGGATTGGAATTTTTTCATATAGCGACTTCAAAATTGAACTGCTTGACATACATAATCCCGACTTTAAATATGTTTTGCCATTATCTGTTTATAATAGCAAAATTAACTTGATAATTTTTGCAATATGGTCGCAGAAACCAGAAAACCACGATAACTATACCGAACAAGTTTGGAAAGCAGTTCATTTTTACAGCAACTTGTTAGACGGAGAAAATATAATTCTTATTGGAGACTTTAATAGCAATACAATTTGGGACAAACCAAGACGGGTTTCAAATCACTCTAACCTTGTTGACTTTTTAAAAAACAAAAATATTATAAGTACTTATCATCATTTTCATAATCAAACTCAAGGAAAGGAAAAAGATAAAACACTTTTTATGCAAAGAAAAATTGACCGACCTTATCACATTGACTATTGCTTTGCTTCATCAAACCTCATTGACAAATTAAAAAATGTGGAAGTTGGCACTTACGAAAAGTGGACAAAATATAGTGACCATAAACCATTAGCAGTAACGTTTGACATATGA
- a CDS encoding metallophosphoesterase has product MKIIRRTLSVFLLMSFLGVFTSCRNSSKSDAPFSNGGTERNMIVIISDIHLGADTAYAECVKNRTALEELLKRIKKSQNVKELVIAGDLFDEWFVPADIDTYHGGTQADFVKRIATTNIGVFNAINSIIQDKNFLVTYVPGNHDLTITKACVESVLPGINQARDSVLGLGTYSPNSYPEIAIEHGHRYNFFCAPDPFSNQTIAPENILPPGYFFTRIAALSVQQGHPTPGDTLPTVSQNTSGGESQDLLYRYWNVWNTTAGLFPIRQKFNDSIIITNVNGFKGNYSFSNLVPYQPTPKGTIYLDLYNGIQDKWEKRQISNNVAKLINTAEAIDSVDSAFETDKQANIQYFDNPKSNKRIVVFGHTHIAKIDAYQNSNNKKCIYANSGTWVDTNAVATTRNFVVITKQNGKSASQTIIKLYNLKNKVVNLMDKDSLSD; this is encoded by the coding sequence ATGAAAATTATTAGGAGAACATTAAGTGTGTTTTTGTTGATGTCGTTCTTAGGTGTATTTACATCGTGCAGAAACTCAAGTAAATCAGATGCTCCATTTAGCAATGGTGGAACTGAGAGGAATATGATTGTTATTATAAGCGATATACATCTCGGCGCAGACACTGCGTATGCTGAGTGTGTGAAGAACCGTACGGCTCTGGAAGAATTGCTTAAACGGATAAAAAAATCCCAAAACGTTAAAGAACTTGTTATCGCCGGAGACCTGTTCGATGAATGGTTTGTGCCAGCTGATATAGATACTTATCATGGAGGGACTCAGGCTGATTTTGTAAAGCGTATTGCAACAACCAACATAGGCGTATTTAATGCCATTAACAGTATAATTCAAGATAAAAATTTCTTAGTTACCTATGTACCCGGAAACCACGATTTAACAATCACAAAAGCATGTGTTGAAAGTGTTCTTCCTGGAATAAATCAGGCACGTGACAGCGTTCTGGGCTTAGGTACTTATTCCCCCAATAGCTATCCTGAAATAGCTATTGAACATGGCCACCGCTACAATTTTTTCTGTGCACCCGACCCATTCTCCAACCAAACCATTGCTCCAGAAAACATCCTGCCTCCCGGGTACTTTTTTACAAGAATAGCTGCACTCAGCGTGCAACAGGGTCACCCAACACCAGGCGATACCTTACCAACTGTTTCCCAAAATACTTCGGGGGGTGAAAGCCAAGATTTATTGTATCGGTATTGGAATGTATGGAATACTACTGCGGGCTTATTCCCTATACGTCAAAAATTTAATGATTCAATAATTATTACAAACGTAAATGGATTCAAGGGTAATTATTCATTTAGTAATCTTGTTCCTTATCAACCAACTCCTAAGGGGACAATATATTTGGATCTTTACAATGGGATTCAAGATAAATGGGAAAAAAGACAAATCAGCAACAATGTAGCTAAACTTATTAATACTGCTGAGGCAATCGATTCTGTAGATTCAGCTTTCGAAACCGACAAGCAGGCAAATATACAGTACTTTGATAACCCTAAATCAAATAAAAGAATTGTTGTATTTGGCCATACACACATTGCTAAAATTGATGCATATCAAAATAGTAATAATAAAAAATGTATCTACGCCAATTCAGGAACATGGGTTGATACTAATGCAGTTGCCACTACAAGAAATTTTGTAGTAATTACAAAACAAAACGGCAAATCAGCTTCCCAAACCATCATAAAGTTGTATAATTTAAAAAATAAAGTTGTAAATCTAATGGATAAAGACTCATTAAGCGATTAA
- a CDS encoding phage tail protein codes for MDPYMAQILAFAFGWAPMGFQICDGSILQISQNSALYSLLGTYFGGNGTQTFGIPDLKGRTILGQGNGTGLTPRPFASMGGVEQVTLSQNEMPIHSHTAVFTGTSVTVKASSAIGTSGTPSTRSNTLGGSATGLYNSAAPDIALNIGGGAVAGTVAVANAGQSIGHNNMQPFTVLNYCIATQGIYPTRP; via the coding sequence ATGGATCCTTACATGGCACAAATTCTTGCATTTGCATTTGGTTGGGCGCCAATGGGCTTTCAGATTTGTGATGGCTCAATCCTGCAAATTTCACAAAATTCCGCTTTGTATTCCTTACTAGGAACATATTTTGGTGGAAATGGAACTCAAACATTTGGTATCCCCGATTTAAAGGGTAGAACAATTCTTGGGCAGGGCAATGGTACAGGTTTAACTCCTAGACCATTTGCAAGTATGGGTGGTGTTGAGCAGGTTACTTTATCGCAAAATGAGATGCCAATTCACAGCCATACTGCGGTATTCACTGGCACTTCAGTTACAGTGAAAGCAAGCAGTGCAATTGGTACCTCAGGAACACCAAGTACCAGATCAAATACCCTAGGAGGATCTGCAACTGGTTTATATAATAGTGCTGCACCTGATATTGCACTTAACATAGGAGGTGGTGCTGTTGCAGGTACTGTTGCAGTTGCAAATGCTGGACAAAGTATTGGTCACAACAATATGCAACCTTTTACAGTTCTTAATTACTGTATAGCTACTCAAGGAATTTATCCTACACGTCCATAA